A stretch of Telopea speciosissima isolate NSW1024214 ecotype Mountain lineage chromosome 11, Tspe_v1, whole genome shotgun sequence DNA encodes these proteins:
- the LOC122646827 gene encoding THO complex subunit 7A: MLIKGRKVTSRGEEMTAHYAFSPLEDDTIIKHRLLTRTTTTRGEPPLKKLQKKFISFALEVDKDSDNYSDCEKMYKSFLQEMNTFELPLLKSKAVIDANLREKENFNELQEEIQRQILQAQADIEDLKKQLEESKIERQHKEECEAIRRLIAMQPPRSETQKIISELEKEIASLEAENTAGSRTLELRKKQFALLLHVVDELQNTIEEEQKNLAEELRTSMEEQKISMEDVSGGSEAMAVD, encoded by the exons ATGTTGATAAAAGGAAGGAAAGTCACCAGCAGAGGGGAAGAGATGACAGCACACTATGCTTTCAGTCCCCTTGAAGATGACACCATCATCAAACATAGGCTTCTCACCCGCACAACAACCACAAGGGGGGAGCCCCCCTTGAAGAAACTTCAGAAAAAGTTCATCTCTTTTGCACTGGAGGTCGATAAGGATTCGGATAACTATAGTGACTGTGAGAAGATGTATAAATCCTTTTTGCAGGAAATGAACACCTTTGAACTTCCACTTCTCAAGAGCAAGGCTGTTATTGATGCAAACCTTAGGGAGAAGGAAAATTTCAATGAACTGCAAGAAGAGATACAACGACAGATTTTGCAGGCACAAGCTGACATAGAAGATCTGAAAAAGCAGCTTGAAGAGAGTAAGATTGAAAGGCAACACAAAGAGGAGTGTGAAGCAATCAGAAGATTAATTGCTATGCAGCCCCCAAGATCAGAAACCCAGAAGATAATATCAGAACTTGAGAAAGAGATTGCATCATTGGAAGCTGAAAATACTGCTGGTTCGAGGACTTTGGAGCTTCGCAAGAAACAGTTTGCTCTTCTGTTACATGTG GTGGATGAGTTGCAGAATACCATAGAGGAGGAGCAGAAAAATTTGGCCGAGGAACTGAGGACTTCTATGGAAGAGCAGAAGATTAGCATGGAGGATGTTAGTGGTGGTTCGGAAGCCATGGCTGTAGATTAA
- the LOC122645676 gene encoding histone acetyltransferase MCC1-like — MVDPKAPPCPNIVYRRIQPSDFEVLVRIHHDLFPITYESEFFRNVVFGRDIVAWGVVDRSRPGGQDDELIGFVTTRIIPARESEVGDMLRYDSSRTEQVLVYILTLGVEEAYRNLGIATSLIRKVIEYASSIPTCRAVYLHVISYNEPAIRFYKKMSFKCVRRLPNFYYIRGQHYDSYLFVYYVNGGRSSCSPLEIVTTVATYVGSLFKSLAARLWKNEEKKLRWPKCRESSGLLIDQNKGILITENAGCQCV; from the exons ATGGTGGACCCTAAAGCCCCACCTTGTCCAAACATTGTTTATAGGCGTATACAACCGTCTGATTTTGAAGTTCTTGTACGGATCCACCATGATTTATTTCCTATCAC ATATGAATCTGAGTTCTTCCGCAATGTTGTCTTTGGTCGTGATATTGTGGCTTGGGGAGTTGTTGACCGTAGTCGGCCTGGCGGTCAAGATGACGAACTTATTGGATTTGTTACGACACGTATTATCCCAGCAAGAGAAAGTGAG GTAGGGGATATGCTCAGATATGATTCTTCAAGGACAGAACAAGTGCTAGTTTATATTTTGACACTAGGAGTAGAGGAGGCTTACCGAAATCTTGGAATAG CTACCTCACTTATTCGGAAGGTTATCGAATATGCATCTAGCATTCCTACTTGTCGAGCAGTTTACTTGCATGTAATTTCTTACAATGAGCCGGCAATTCGTTTCTACAAGAAGATGTCATTCAAGTGTGTACGGAGGTTGCCAAATTTTTATTACATTAGGGGCCAGCATTATGATTCATATTTGTTTGTATACTATGTAAACGGCGGTCGTTCTTCTTGCTCCCCACT AGAGATTGTCACCACTGTAGCAACATATGTGGGAAGCCTTTTCAAGTCTCTGGCTGCTAGGCTATGGAAGAATGAAGAGAAAAAGTTAAGATGGCCCAAATGTAGAGAAAGCAGTGGCCTTCTAATTGACCAAAACAAGGGAATACTCATAACTGAGAATGCTGGTTGTCAATGTGTCTAG
- the LOC122645674 gene encoding alpha,alpha-trehalose-phosphate synthase [UDP-forming] 5-like codes for MVSRSYSNLLDLASGDSPNFGRVRGRMPRVMTVPGIISELNDENSDKVGSDAASSVSQERIIIVGNQLPIRAHRRSNGDGGWYFSWDEDSLLLQLKDGLGEDVEVIYVGCLKEEIEPSEQDNVSQTLLKTFKCLPAFIAPELFSKFYHKFCKQQLWPLFHYMLPLSPDLGGRFDRSLWHAYVSVNKIFADKVMEVISPDDDFVWVHDYHLMVLPTFLRKRFNTVKLGFFLHSPFPSSEIYRTLPVRDELLRALLNADLIGFHTFDYARHFLSCCSRMLGLAYQSKRGYIGLEYYGRTVSIKILPVGIHMGQLRSVLNLPETESRVAVLQDQFKGQMVLLGVDDMDIFKGISLKLLAMEQLLVQHPDWRGKVVLVQIANPARGRGRDVEEVQSETYSIAKRINERFGRPGYNPVVLIDTPLQSYERIAYYVIAECCLITAVRDGMNLIPYEYIICRQGNEKLDHTLQVLDPSAPKKSMIVLSEFIGCSPSLSGAIRVNPWNIDAVAEAMDSALVVAESEKQLRHEKHYRYVSTHDVGYWAQSFLQDLQRTCKDHERRRCWGIGFGLGFRVIALDPNFKKLLVEHIVSAYKRTKNRAILLDYDGTMMPKTSINITPSPENINILNSLCRDPKNVVFLVSGRDKKTLTEWFSSCKKLGIAAEHGYFMRPNQDEEWETCVPVVDFDWKQIAEPVMQLYTEATDGSSIETKESALVWHYQYADPDFGSCQAKELLDHLESVLANEPVSVKSGQHIVEVKPQGVSKGVVAENLLATMREKGMLPDFVLCIGDDRSDEDMFEVITSAKEGPALSPVAEVFACTVGQKPSKAKYYLEDTTEIVRMLQGLATASDQAERNNAS; via the exons ATGGTTTCAAGGTCTTATTCCAACCTTCTTGACCTTGCCTCTGGTGATTCACCAAACTTTGGTAGAGTAAGGGGCAGAATGCCTAGAGTTATGACTGTGCCTGGTATCATTTCTGAACTGAACGACGAGAACAGCGACAAAGTTGGCTCTGATGCAGCGTCTTCTGTCTCTCAGGAGAGAATTATCATTGTAGGAAACCAACTTCCGATTCGAGCACACCGAAGGTCTAATGGTGATGGAGGTTGGTACTTCAGTTGGGATGAGGATTCCCTTCTCCTGCAACTCAAAGATGGCCTTGGAGAAGATGTTGAAGTCATCTATGTTGGTTGTCTGAAAGAAGAGATTGAACCAAGTGAACAAGACAATGTGTCACAGACATTACTAAAGACTTTTAAGTGTCTCCCTGCATTCATTGCTCCAGAACTCTTCAGTAAATTCTACCACAAGTTCTGTAAACAACAACTATGGCCTCTCTTTCATTACATGCTTCCTCTGTCTCCTGATCTTGGTGGAAGGTTTGATCGGTCCCTCTGGCATGCTTATGTCTCTGTAAACAAAATATTTGCAGACAAGGTGATGGAAGTAATAAGCCCTGATGATGATTTTGTGTGGGTTCATGACTACCATTTAATGGTGTTACCAACATTTCTTAGGAAGAGGTTTAACACTGTGAAACTGGGGTTCTTCCTTCATAGCCCCTTTCCATCATCTGAGATATATCGCACACTACCTGTTCGAGATGAGCTCCTCCGTGCACTCCTAAATGCTGATCTTATTGGTTTCCATACTTTTGATTATGCTAGGCACTTTTTATCATGTTGTAGTAGAATGCTTGGGCTTGCTTATCAGTCTAAAAGGGGTTACATAGGACTGGAGTATTATGGGAGAACAGTAAGCATTAAAATTCTTCCAGTTGGGATTCATATGGGCCAGCTTAGATCTGTGTTGAATCTTCCTGAGACTGAATCTAGGGTTGCAGTGCTACAGGATCAGTTTAAGGGACAAATGGTTTTACTTGGAGTGGATGATATGGATATCTTCAAAGGTATAAGCTTAAAACTGTTGGCCATGGAGCAGTTACTGGTCCAACACCCTGATTGGAGGGGGAAGGTTGTGTTGGTTCAAATTGCAAACCCTGCAAGAGGCAGAGGGAGAGATGTAGAGGAGGTCCAATCTGAAACTTATTCCATAGCAAAGAGGATTAATgaaagatttggaaggccaGGTTACAATCCTGTTGTTTTAATTGATACCCCACTTCAGTCCTACGAGAGAATTGCGTATTACGTGATTGCCGAGTGTTGTCTAATCACAGCAGTGAGAGATGGAATGAATCTCATACCTTATGAATACATTATATGCAGGCAAGGAAATGAGAAACTAGATCATACCTTGCAAGTACTGGACCCATCAGCTCCAAAGAAGAGCATGATAGTGTTATCTGAGTTCATTGGCTGCTCCCCATCACTCAGTGGGGCGATCCGTGTCAACCCATGGAATATTGATGCAGTGGCTGAAGCTATGGATTCTGCCTTAGTAGTTGCAGAATCTGAGAAGCAATTACGGCATGAAAAGCACTACAGGTACGTGAGCACACATGATGTTGGGTACTGGGCACAGAGTTTTCTACAAGATCTCCAAAGAACATGTAAGGATCATGAGAGGAGGAGATGCTGGggtattggttttggtttaggttttaggGTAATAGCACTTGATCCCAATTTCAAGAAACTTTTGGTTGAGCATATAGTTTCTGCTTATAAGAGAACCAAGAACAGGGCAATTCTCTTAGATTATGATGGTACCATGATGCCAAAGACATCCATCAACATTACACCAAGTCCAGAGAATATTAACATCTTGAACAGCCTATGCCGAGATCCAAAGAATGTTGTCTTCCTTGTTAGTGGAAGGGACAAGAAAACTCTGACAGAGTGGTTTTCTTCTTGCAAAAAACTTGGAATTGCAGCAGAGCATGGTTATTTCATGAG GCCGAATCAAGATGAGGAATGGGAAACTTGCGTGCCTGTTGTTGATTTTGATTGGAAACAGATTGCTGAGCCTGTGATGCAGCTGTACACTGAAGCAACTGATGGTTCATCCATAGAGACCAAAGAGAGTGCACTTGTTTGGCATTACCAATATGCTGATCCAGATTTTGGGTCATGTCAAGCTAAAGAACTTCTTGATCACCTTGAAAGTGTTCTTGCCAATGAGCCAGTCTCTGTGAAGAGTGGACAACATATTGTTGAAGTTAAGCCTCAG GGTGTCAGCAAGGGTGTTGTGGCTGAGAATCTATTAGCAACAATGAGAGAAAAGGGAATGCTTCCAGATTTTGTGTTGTGCATAGGTGATGATCGATCAGATGAGGACATGTTTGAGGTAATCACTAGTGCCAAGGAAGGCCCAGCTCTCTCACCAGTAGCTGAAGTGTTTGCTTGCACTGTTGGTCAGAAGCCTAGTAAAGCAAAGTATTATTTGGAAGACACGACTGAGATCGTCCGAATGTTGCAAGGACTTGCAACAGCTTCAGACCAGGCAGAAAGGAATAATGCTTCTTAA